One window of Bacillus sp. THAF10 genomic DNA carries:
- the fliE gene encoding flagellar hook-basal body complex protein FliE: protein MISKIGNSPQMTFQGDKLKSSSEVQQQFSSFLKNALNEVNTSQIHSNDMTTKLVHNQGVELHDVLIAQQKASVAMQLTLEVRNKGVEAYQEIMRMHV from the coding sequence ATGATAAGCAAAATAGGAAACAGTCCGCAAATGACTTTTCAAGGAGACAAGCTGAAATCAAGCAGTGAAGTTCAACAGCAATTTTCGAGTTTTTTAAAAAATGCCTTAAACGAGGTAAACACATCACAAATTCATTCAAATGACATGACGACTAAGCTAGTTCACAATCAAGGCGTGGAACTACACGATGTATTGATTGCACAACAAAAAGCTAGTGTTGCGATGCAACTCACATTAGAAGTTAGAAACAAAGGTGTAGAAGCTTATCAGGAAATCATGCGAATGCATGTTTAA
- the fliF gene encoding flagellar basal-body MS-ring/collar protein FliF has protein sequence MKEKLQAFKTKTASFWSNRSKAQKTAVISSVIVSFFAILAIIFFMSKTNMAPLYKDLTVQETGQIKEVLDSRGIASEITNNGTSILVPEQVVDSLKVELAAEGVPKSGSIDYSFFGERSGFGMTDNEFQVMKLDAMQTELANLIKGIEGVKNAQVMLSLPQEGVFVRESTQEASASIVIHNEPGYNFDQSHIDALYHLVSKSIPNLSTDNIVIMNQNVEYFDYKNNQNSENSFTAASQLELKKEIERDIQRQVHQMLGVMMGFNKVVVSVTTDIDFTQENSEVNLVTPVDEENMEGLAVSVERITETYTGNENEAGGVGGTGEADIPNYVAGGGNGSGDYERMEERINNEVNRVRKEIVESPYKIRDMGIQVMVEPPIADDPLSMQENTVEDIRQILSTIVQTSIDKKTLGENQEIENLEEKIVVSVQPFNGKMEIAETESPVIPVFVYVIAGILLVVILILLFLLLRRKREEPEEEELVEEEEVVPVSVPDIHNEKESESSVRRKQLEKLAKDKPDEFAKLLRSWLSE, from the coding sequence ATGAAAGAGAAATTACAAGCCTTTAAGACGAAGACAGCTTCATTTTGGAGCAATAGAAGCAAAGCCCAAAAGACAGCCGTAATCAGTTCAGTGATTGTATCATTTTTTGCAATTTTAGCCATTATTTTCTTTATGTCAAAAACAAATATGGCCCCTCTATACAAAGACTTGACCGTACAAGAAACAGGACAAATTAAGGAAGTTTTGGACAGCAGAGGGATCGCTTCAGAAATAACAAACAATGGTACTTCCATTTTAGTTCCAGAACAAGTGGTGGACAGCTTGAAAGTGGAACTGGCTGCAGAGGGTGTACCAAAAAGCGGAAGCATAGATTACAGCTTTTTTGGCGAGAGATCTGGCTTCGGAATGACAGATAACGAGTTTCAAGTAATGAAACTCGATGCTATGCAAACGGAGCTAGCAAACCTGATCAAAGGAATAGAAGGAGTTAAGAATGCACAAGTAATGCTTAGTTTGCCACAAGAGGGTGTATTTGTCAGAGAATCCACCCAGGAGGCATCAGCGTCTATTGTTATACATAATGAACCTGGCTACAACTTTGATCAATCTCATATAGACGCACTTTATCACCTGGTATCCAAAAGCATTCCTAATTTATCTACAGATAATATCGTCATCATGAACCAAAATGTTGAGTATTTTGATTACAAAAATAATCAAAATAGTGAAAATTCTTTTACTGCGGCTTCTCAGCTTGAGTTGAAAAAAGAAATAGAAAGAGATATTCAAAGACAAGTTCATCAAATGCTTGGTGTAATGATGGGCTTTAACAAAGTAGTCGTATCTGTGACTACTGATATTGACTTTACGCAAGAAAACAGTGAAGTGAACCTTGTAACCCCTGTGGATGAAGAAAACATGGAAGGTCTTGCCGTTAGTGTGGAAAGGATAACAGAAACCTACACTGGTAATGAGAACGAAGCAGGTGGAGTCGGAGGTACAGGTGAAGCGGACATCCCTAATTATGTAGCGGGTGGAGGCAATGGCAGTGGCGATTACGAGAGAATGGAAGAAAGAATTAACAATGAAGTAAATCGAGTAAGAAAAGAAATAGTAGAAAGTCCATATAAGATAAGAGACATGGGCATACAGGTTATGGTGGAACCGCCAATTGCGGATGACCCGCTTTCCATGCAGGAAAATACGGTCGAGGACATCAGACAAATCCTTTCTACCATTGTCCAAACCTCCATTGATAAAAAAACATTAGGTGAAAATCAAGAAATAGAGAATTTAGAGGAGAAAATCGTCGTTTCTGTCCAGCCGTTTAACGGAAAAATGGAAATAGCTGAAACCGAATCTCCTGTCATTCCGGTGTTTGTGTATGTTATCGCAGGAATTCTACTTGTGGTTATCTTAATTCTATTATTCTTGTTATTACGCAGAAAACGAGAAGAACCAGAAGAAGAAGAATTGGTAGAGGAAGAGGAAGTTGTTCCAGTATCCGTTCCTGACATTCACAACGAAAAAGAATCAGAAAGCTCTGTGCGCAGAAAGCAGCTGGAAAAATTAGCGAAAGATAAACCAGATGAGTTTGCAAAGCTGCTGCGATCATGGTTGTCTGAATAA
- the fliG gene encoding flagellar motor switch protein FliG: MAKANQTKAFTNKQKAAILLISLGPDVSAYVYKHLSEEEIEKLTLEISGVRKVDSHIKEDVLEEFHQIALAQDYISQGGIGYAKTVLEKALGKEQASAIITRLTSSLQVKPFDFARKADASQILNFIQNEHPQTIALVLSYLEPTKSGQILSELPQELQADIAKRIAVMDSTSPEIINEVEQILERKLSTTVTRDYTNTGGIDAVVDVLNQVDRSTERTILDSLEIQDPELAEEIKKRMFVFEDIVTLDNMAIQRVIRDVENEDLMLALKVASEEVKEIVFKNMSKRMVETMKDDMEYMGPVRLKDVEEAQSRIVGIIRKLEEAGEIIIARGGGDDIIV; the protein is encoded by the coding sequence TTGGCAAAGGCTAATCAAACAAAAGCATTTACCAATAAACAAAAAGCAGCCATATTATTAATCTCACTTGGACCTGACGTGTCAGCATACGTTTATAAACATCTTTCTGAAGAAGAGATAGAAAAGTTGACATTAGAAATAAGTGGAGTTAGAAAAGTGGACTCTCATATTAAAGAAGATGTTTTAGAAGAGTTCCATCAAATCGCATTGGCTCAAGATTATATCTCGCAAGGTGGAATCGGCTATGCGAAAACGGTGTTGGAGAAGGCGTTAGGAAAAGAGCAAGCATCCGCTATTATTACTAGACTCACTTCTTCTTTACAGGTTAAGCCCTTTGATTTTGCTAGAAAAGCGGATGCATCACAAATTTTAAATTTCATTCAAAATGAGCATCCACAAACCATCGCTCTAGTTCTTTCCTATTTGGAACCAACTAAGTCTGGTCAGATTCTCTCAGAACTGCCTCAAGAGCTACAAGCAGATATTGCGAAAAGAATCGCTGTCATGGATAGCACCTCACCTGAAATTATTAATGAAGTAGAGCAAATCTTGGAAAGAAAGTTATCAACAACTGTTACACGCGATTATACGAATACAGGTGGAATTGATGCGGTGGTTGATGTTTTAAATCAAGTGGACAGAAGCACAGAAAGAACTATTCTGGATTCCCTTGAAATCCAGGATCCAGAGCTAGCGGAAGAAATTAAAAAACGCATGTTTGTGTTTGAAGATATCGTTACATTAGATAATATGGCCATTCAACGAGTGATTCGTGATGTGGAAAACGAAGACCTTATGCTTGCCTTAAAGGTGGCGAGTGAAGAAGTGAAAGAAATTGTCTTTAAGAACATGTCCAAACGTATGGTCGAAACAATGAAAGACGATATGGAGTATATGGGACCTGTACGTTTAAAGGATGTTGAAGAGGCACAATCAAGAATTGTTGGCATTATTAGAAAGCTAGAAGAAGCTGGGGAAATCATTATTGCCCGTGGTGGAGGAGATGACATCATTGTCTAA
- the fliH gene encoding flagellar assembly protein FliH, with translation MSKLIKSTLLQEKKSTSVAIKVAPIFIERKKDQGLTEDHTLSIDSINQLLAQAKQDADQILMEANQIRQAMEEKIQQEKQAWDTEKQALEKAAREIGLEQGFQEGKESASLQYSALIEEAEDVLKLAKKDYHDKLDNSVEDIMFLSMKVAEKILGFTLDSNPEAFTKMVKEALKEVKEKEEVRIYTSPIHFPYLLENKDFLQSALNSQYELLIFPDSDLSQGGCYIDSSAGRMEVSIQIQLGEIKEHLLQLINSESNS, from the coding sequence TTGTCTAAGTTGATCAAATCTACTCTTTTACAGGAAAAGAAAAGTACGTCGGTCGCAATTAAGGTCGCCCCAATTTTTATAGAACGAAAAAAAGATCAAGGGCTGACAGAAGACCATACCCTTTCTATTGATTCCATAAACCAATTGCTTGCACAGGCTAAGCAAGATGCTGATCAAATTCTAATGGAAGCTAATCAAATCAGACAGGCGATGGAAGAAAAAATTCAACAAGAAAAACAAGCCTGGGATACAGAGAAACAAGCGCTAGAAAAGGCGGCAAGAGAAATAGGTCTTGAACAGGGCTTTCAAGAAGGAAAAGAATCAGCATCACTTCAATACAGTGCTTTAATTGAAGAGGCCGAAGATGTATTGAAGCTAGCAAAAAAGGATTATCATGACAAGCTAGACAACTCGGTGGAAGACATCATGTTTCTTAGTATGAAGGTAGCAGAGAAGATCCTTGGTTTTACACTAGATTCTAATCCAGAGGCATTTACGAAAATGGTAAAAGAAGCCCTTAAAGAAGTAAAGGAAAAGGAAGAGGTTCGCATCTATACCAGTCCTATTCATTTCCCATACCTTTTAGAGAACAAAGATTTTCTGCAAAGCGCCTTAAACAGTCAATACGAACTTCTCATCTTTCCAGATTCCGACCTTTCTCAGGGAGGCTGTTACATTGATTCTTCTGCCGGAAGGATGGAAGTATCCATTCAAATTCAGTTAGGTGAGATAAAAGAGCATTTGTTGCAGTTGATAAATTCGGAGTCTAACTCATGA
- the fliI gene encoding flagellar protein export ATPase FliI — protein MITVTDLIKEVEAISSYKRYGKVKRVIGLMIESKGPESSIGDVCNIIISKNKKKIVQAEVVGFRDEHVILMPFTDIHDIGPGCMVEATNNPLEIRIGEELRGKVLDALGKPLDPEEKLPLGLKKYTTDQTPPNPMSRPSISEELEVGVKVIDGLLTVGKGQRVGIFAGSGVGKSTLLGMIARNTTADINVIALIGERGREVKDFLERDLGHEGLKRSIVVVATSDQPALMRIKGAYTATAISEYFRDLGYNVMLMMDSVTRVAMAQREVGLAIGEPPTTKGYTPSVFSMLPKLLERTGTNKNGTITAFYTVLVDGDDMNEPIADTVRGILDGHFVLDRDLANKGQYPAINILKSVSRVMNHLVEKDHKLCAEKLRNKLSKYYQAEDLINIGAYKRGSSIEIDDAIQSHPAIINFIKQEVDEKWEYTETLNKLTDLMK, from the coding sequence ATGATAACAGTCACAGATTTAATCAAAGAAGTCGAAGCTATTAGTTCCTATAAAAGGTATGGAAAGGTAAAGCGAGTGATTGGCCTGATGATTGAATCTAAAGGTCCAGAAAGTTCCATCGGCGATGTCTGTAATATCATCATAAGTAAAAATAAAAAAAAGATCGTTCAAGCAGAGGTAGTCGGCTTTCGAGATGAACATGTTATTCTAATGCCTTTTACAGATATTCATGATATAGGACCTGGTTGTATGGTAGAAGCCACAAACAACCCATTAGAAATTAGAATAGGGGAAGAACTACGTGGGAAGGTACTAGATGCGTTAGGAAAACCCTTAGACCCAGAAGAAAAGCTGCCACTCGGGCTGAAAAAATATACCACAGATCAAACCCCGCCAAATCCTATGTCAAGACCATCTATTTCAGAAGAGCTTGAAGTAGGAGTGAAAGTGATTGATGGCCTCTTGACCGTAGGAAAAGGACAAAGGGTAGGCATTTTTGCAGGAAGTGGTGTTGGCAAAAGTACGTTACTTGGAATGATTGCGAGAAATACAACAGCAGATATTAATGTGATTGCACTGATAGGAGAACGTGGAAGAGAAGTAAAGGATTTTCTCGAACGGGATTTAGGCCATGAAGGCTTAAAGCGCTCCATCGTCGTGGTGGCAACTTCAGATCAACCGGCTTTAATGCGAATAAAAGGAGCTTATACTGCTACTGCTATTTCTGAATATTTTCGAGACTTAGGCTACAATGTCATGCTAATGATGGACTCTGTGACTAGGGTAGCAATGGCACAAAGAGAGGTCGGTTTGGCAATAGGCGAACCGCCAACGACAAAAGGATACACTCCTTCTGTATTCTCCATGCTTCCAAAGCTATTAGAACGAACTGGTACGAACAAAAATGGCACGATTACCGCCTTTTATACCGTATTAGTGGATGGTGATGACATGAACGAACCTATCGCAGATACCGTACGAGGAATTCTTGATGGTCATTTTGTATTAGACCGCGATTTAGCGAATAAAGGTCAATATCCTGCCATTAACATTCTAAAGAGTGTAAGTCGTGTGATGAATCACTTGGTAGAAAAAGATCACAAGCTATGTGCTGAAAAATTAAGAAATAAATTATCAAAATATTATCAAGCAGAAGACCTTATCAACATAGGAGCCTATAAACGTGGTAGCTCCATAGAAATAGATGATGCCATTCAATCCCATCCAGCCATTATAAATTTTATTAAGCAAGAGGTAGATGAAAAGTGGGAGTATACAGAAACATTGAATAAACTCACAGATCTTATGAAGTAG
- the fliJ gene encoding flagellar export protein FliJ has translation MLIQKDRLEKILVVKNAEKNQASSEYQLALNIFETEGHALYELLKKKETLEAELQDQLKSGIPIATLKQQQFFMGNLEKNLMHQQKKVSHARAYMTLKEEKLKEHSVEYKKYEVLDDKGKIYRKQVDSKMEATFIDEISILHYSQHTNR, from the coding sequence ATGCTCATACAGAAGGATAGATTGGAAAAAATTCTTGTTGTAAAAAATGCGGAAAAAAATCAAGCAAGCTCAGAATACCAACTTGCCTTAAACATCTTCGAAACAGAAGGACATGCTTTATATGAGCTCTTGAAAAAGAAAGAGACGTTAGAAGCTGAGTTGCAAGATCAATTAAAATCAGGTATTCCAATTGCAACACTCAAACAACAACAATTTTTCATGGGTAACTTGGAAAAAAACCTGATGCACCAGCAAAAGAAAGTGAGTCATGCAAGAGCATATATGACCCTCAAGGAAGAAAAGCTGAAAGAGCATTCGGTTGAATACAAAAAATATGAGGTACTAGACGATAAAGGAAAGATCTATCGAAAACAGGTTGATTCAAAAATGGAGGCAACCTTTATAGATGAAATTTCCATTCTCCACTATTCGCAGCACACAAATAGGTGA
- a CDS encoding flagellar hook-length control protein FliK yields the protein MSALNVMVSSDVTALRKGDTPKTTRSQNENNSVSELAGQFHHLLSAGLISQNNRSGDINKLNETVKTDEDLEITTEDLGSMEELLSLQISILNKLQELISSKNQETTPLPEEFYAVLEQSFLMLEILAVYGSQQPQQSSLPSLEEVSEQLASLSNRVVLLVKDFLAKQENQQATELNETKENSSMKELLMLVEQRLKAQIPDRRLPSEQQDKTIKFTSLPSWNEANQSMGPVSITTLQQPKQAVLQWTIDTTTFDKAREQLLQKLEGVLSKAQSRFVNGNQAMTIRLTPDHLGTLHIKLQETQQGLVAKIIVHSKSAASLLESQLATLKQNLTTSTINIDKLDIVFHEQEQRFSQQHKETFQERQQDRNSSEQDKNKEDAPSFEALLIEELEQEKSEGEQ from the coding sequence ATGAGCGCCTTGAACGTTATGGTTTCAAGCGATGTTACAGCTCTTCGCAAGGGGGATACACCCAAAACAACTAGAAGTCAAAACGAAAATAACTCCGTAAGTGAGTTAGCTGGGCAGTTTCATCACTTATTGAGTGCAGGTTTAATTAGCCAAAATAACCGGTCTGGAGATATCAATAAGCTAAATGAGACGGTAAAGACAGATGAGGATCTAGAAATTACAACTGAAGATTTGGGTAGCATGGAAGAATTGCTCTCTTTGCAAATTTCCATATTAAATAAATTGCAGGAATTAATTAGTAGTAAGAATCAAGAAACTACTCCCTTACCAGAAGAATTCTATGCTGTTCTTGAGCAGTCTTTTCTTATGCTTGAAATTCTTGCAGTTTATGGATCTCAGCAGCCGCAACAATCATCACTTCCATCGCTTGAGGAAGTGAGTGAACAGCTTGCAAGTTTATCTAATCGTGTAGTTTTACTAGTAAAAGATTTTTTGGCGAAACAAGAAAATCAGCAAGCTACAGAGTTGAATGAAACTAAAGAGAATTCCAGCATGAAAGAGCTGTTAATGTTGGTGGAACAAAGGTTAAAGGCACAAATTCCTGATAGAAGATTACCATCTGAACAACAGGATAAAACAATTAAATTTACGAGTCTTCCTTCATGGAATGAAGCAAACCAATCAATGGGACCAGTATCCATCACTACCCTTCAACAGCCTAAGCAAGCAGTGTTGCAATGGACAATAGATACAACCACATTCGATAAAGCTAGAGAACAGCTTTTACAAAAGCTAGAAGGTGTGCTGTCTAAAGCCCAATCCAGATTTGTCAATGGAAATCAAGCTATGACTATTAGATTAACTCCAGATCATCTTGGAACCCTACACATTAAATTACAAGAAACACAACAAGGACTTGTTGCCAAAATTATTGTTCACTCAAAATCTGCTGCTAGTCTTCTAGAAAGTCAATTAGCGACATTAAAACAAAACTTAACCACTTCTACAATAAATATAGACAAGCTTGATATCGTGTTTCATGAGCAAGAACAACGCTTCTCTCAGCAGCATAAAGAAACTTTTCAAGAGCGGCAACAGGATAGAAATTCTTCTGAACAAGATAAAAACAAGGAAGATGCTCCTTCATTTGAAGCGTTACTCATAGAAGAATTAGAACAAGAAAAATCAGAAGGTGAGCAATAA
- the flgD gene encoding flagellar hook assembly protein FlgD, which yields MTNKISADLFIQNRPDEKAKNNNVMGKDDFLRLLIAQLQNQDPLNPMEDREFISQMANFTSLEQMTNLNKSMEGFISSQNKMNVLSLQAYLGANLTYQNIYEVDGEQFVEEKTGTVERISLQEGKARLVMNDATEIAVEQITKVNQGESTEASANALLSASNLIGKQVSINQDNETIENALVQSVVIKEGKIFLISEDPRLTNRHIPLDAITKISQ from the coding sequence ATGACCAATAAAATTTCAGCCGATTTGTTTATCCAGAATCGCCCTGATGAAAAAGCTAAAAACAATAATGTAATGGGGAAGGATGACTTTCTTCGCCTGTTAATTGCCCAGCTTCAAAACCAAGATCCTCTCAATCCGATGGAAGACAGAGAGTTCATCTCACAAATGGCAAATTTCACATCTTTAGAACAGATGACAAATTTAAACAAAAGCATGGAAGGGTTTATCTCTTCTCAAAATAAGATGAACGTTCTTTCACTTCAAGCATACTTAGGAGCGAATCTAACCTATCAAAATATTTATGAAGTAGATGGCGAACAGTTTGTGGAAGAAAAAACAGGGACTGTTGAGAGAATTTCTTTACAAGAAGGGAAAGCAAGACTAGTCATGAATGATGCTACTGAAATTGCAGTAGAGCAGATTACAAAAGTGAACCAAGGAGAAAGCACGGAAGCTTCTGCTAACGCCCTCCTTTCAGCAAGTAATCTCATAGGCAAACAAGTATCAATCAATCAAGACAACGAAACGATAGAAAATGCGCTGGTCCAATCTGTCGTAATCAAAGAAGGGAAAATCTTTCTTATCTCAGAAGATCCGCGATTAACAAATAGACACATTCCACTGGATGCAATAACGAAAATCTCGCAATAA
- a CDS encoding flagellar hook-basal body complex protein codes for MLRSMYSSIGALRNFQTKLDVIGNNIANVNTYGFKKGRATFQEMMVQQLSGASGPAAGRGGMNAKQVGLGSMISSIDSIQTQGSLQTTARPLDLALSGDGFFAVASIADITRVNVDSDTMYGDNRILGGAVDNAMSLNYTRSGNFYLDNNGYIVNANGMYLIGETGEKKIPNDDIIGASNAALNAGEIFFDEYRDFRNDTNKFLDLAMRFLEAQRTYEDAEKASLEAGGTDPQLLAAAQAALEARDNAGDQFNDFYDNIYSGEFDAFNQSGVALNDAIASFISDSGEIVYQLNDPVVQDNNFGAMPTKDTANINNLSNLVSYAQSVKGNLDTAYRTFENFVATAEMVQLPTWTDSLSGSAGLIQIPPNARSFSISGDGKVNFIDQFGNLKVAGQLMLAKFPNDAGLERVGENLFQQSNNSGTMDKNGDGIQLEEMFRPGDNGAASIISGTLEMSNVDLSEEFTEMITAQRGFQANTRIITTSDEILQELVNLKR; via the coding sequence ATGCTTCGTTCCATGTATTCAAGTATAGGGGCCCTAAGAAACTTTCAGACCAAGTTGGATGTTATCGGTAATAATATTGCCAACGTAAATACGTATGGCTTTAAAAAGGGAAGAGCAACTTTCCAAGAAATGATGGTACAACAGTTATCTGGAGCAAGCGGACCAGCAGCTGGCAGAGGTGGTATGAATGCAAAGCAAGTGGGACTAGGATCTATGATTAGTAGCATCGATTCTATACAAACACAAGGGTCCTTGCAAACTACTGCAAGACCACTTGACCTTGCGCTATCTGGTGATGGCTTCTTTGCAGTAGCATCGATAGCAGATATCACAAGAGTAAACGTTGATTCCGATACTATGTATGGCGATAATCGAATTTTGGGTGGAGCCGTTGATAATGCGATGTCTCTTAACTACACTCGTTCTGGTAATTTTTATCTTGATAATAATGGATATATTGTAAATGCCAATGGTATGTATTTGATTGGGGAAACTGGAGAAAAGAAGATACCAAACGATGATATCATTGGTGCCTCTAATGCAGCATTAAATGCCGGGGAAATTTTCTTTGATGAATATCGTGATTTCCGTAATGATACCAACAAATTTCTTGATTTAGCAATGAGATTTTTAGAGGCACAACGCACGTATGAAGATGCTGAAAAAGCTAGCTTAGAAGCAGGTGGAACAGATCCACAGCTTTTAGCAGCGGCACAAGCAGCGCTTGAAGCAAGGGATAATGCAGGTGACCAGTTTAATGATTTTTACGATAATATTTACTCCGGTGAGTTCGATGCTTTTAATCAATCAGGAGTAGCATTAAATGATGCCATTGCTAGCTTTATAAGTGATAGTGGGGAAATTGTTTATCAGCTTAATGATCCAGTTGTGCAAGATAACAATTTTGGGGCAATGCCAACCAAAGATACTGCTAATATTAATAATCTTTCTAACCTTGTGAGTTATGCTCAATCAGTCAAAGGCAATCTAGATACCGCTTATCGTACGTTTGAAAATTTTGTTGCCACTGCTGAAATGGTCCAATTGCCAACATGGACGGATTCTTTAAGCGGAAGTGCCGGTTTGATTCAGATTCCTCCTAATGCCAGAAGCTTTAGTATTTCTGGTGATGGAAAGGTAAACTTTATCGATCAGTTCGGTAATTTGAAAGTTGCAGGACAACTGATGCTTGCTAAGTTTCCAAACGATGCCGGTCTTGAAAGAGTTGGGGAAAATCTTTTCCAACAATCCAACAATTCAGGGACGATGGACAAAAATGGAGATGGCATACAGTTAGAAGAAATGTTCCGCCCTGGTGATAATGGTGCAGCTTCTATCATATCTGGAACTTTAGAGATGTCCAATGTAGACCTCTCAGAAGAGTTTACAGAGATGATTACAGCCCAAAGAGGATTCCAGGCAAACACGAGAATCATTACAACATCCGATGAAATATTGCAGGAGCTTGTCAATCTGAAGCGGTAA
- a CDS encoding flagellar FlbD family protein, which yields MIKLTKLNGKEFTVNVWHIEQIEETPDTMITLNNGKKLIVKERMQDVLLLSKAFYAHMHHGTYLEAEKDVSQ from the coding sequence ATGATAAAGTTAACCAAACTTAATGGCAAAGAATTCACGGTAAACGTCTGGCATATAGAACAGATAGAAGAAACTCCTGACACCATGATTACACTCAACAATGGTAAGAAATTGATTGTTAAAGAAAGAATGCAGGACGTGCTCCTACTTAGCAAGGCATTTTATGCACATATGCATCATGGTACATATTTGGAGGCGGAAAAAGATGTTTCGCAATAA
- the fliL gene encoding flagellar basal body-associated protein FliL, translating to MFRNKLLNAMIVILLVISLLGVVALVSMDKFFADEETGEPSIDEVLKYSVDFEEITTNLKSGGYVRLTMKVQTDGKKATSELQKREFQVKNIVIHEISNLSSADLSGGEGITKLEGDIQAKINEIMQEGEIVKVYATSFLLQN from the coding sequence ATGTTTCGCAATAAACTACTTAATGCAATGATCGTTATTTTACTAGTTATTTCACTTTTAGGCGTAGTAGCTCTCGTCTCCATGGATAAATTTTTTGCAGATGAAGAAACAGGTGAACCAAGTATTGATGAGGTCTTGAAGTATTCTGTTGATTTTGAAGAAATCACGACGAATTTGAAGAGCGGTGGATACGTTCGTCTTACGATGAAGGTGCAAACTGACGGAAAAAAAGCAACTTCCGAGCTCCAAAAACGTGAATTTCAAGTGAAAAATATCGTCATTCATGAAATTTCAAATCTATCTTCCGCTGATTTAAGTGGTGGGGAAGGCATTACAAAGCTTGAAGGGGATATTCAAGCGAAAATAAACGAAATTATGCAAGAGGGAGAAATTGTGAAGGTATACGCAACCTCCTTTCTTCTTCAAAATTAA